Genomic DNA from Rhizorhabdus dicambivorans:
TGTGGGGTAGGTATCTCCCAACCGTGAAGCGCGATCCGATAGGATTGAGCGTATCGGTTAACATTAGCCGCCGCAAGGCTTATCCTTGCCATACAGTAGATACCTACCCCACAAACAAAAAGCGGTGGCAACTGCCACCGCTCTAAATTCCACGTCGCCTCGATGCTGAGTGAACGTGGACGGTAAAAGCTATCAGAAGTCGAAGGTTTGGGGCGCGGCCTCGCCGTCGAACCGAACCGTGACCTGGCCGCTTAGAACAATCCCGCGACGGCCCTGAATGATGATAGCCGGTGCGTCGGTAGCCTCTTTCGGCTGACGGGGGGCGCGCGGCTTGTGATCGGAAGGATCGGCAAGCTCGGCCCCCTCCCCTTCCCGCTCGTCGTCGTGAGCGTCCAGTTCGGGCCGCTCCCGACGATCGTCCGTCGCACTGGTAGCAGCTGCCACCGACGCGCGCGATTCTTGGGGCGGCGCTGGATCGTTGATCGCTTTAGCGGCACCGGCCTGCGCGCTCTCTTCCTCGGGACTGCCTTGGAGCGTAGCAAGAAACTGCTCACAGGCGGCGGCTGTCGGATTTTCGTTTGCTGCCACGAAATTGCGCGTGGCCTGCTCGTCCAGCTCGATCGCGTGTTTGATCGCGACGGCGGCACGCGGAGAACAATTCTTCAACGCGGCAAGAATGTCCTCGGGCAAGGTGCGCAGCGAGTAGAGCCGCTTCACTTCCGAATGCGGCTTGGCGATGCGCGCGGCTAGATCCTTTGTCGAGAGCGTGTCACTGACGCGGCTCGCGATGAAACTGACGCGCTCAGCCAGACTTAGGGCTTGGCGTTGCTCGTTCTCAAGAAACTGGTCGAGGCCAATATCGCGCTCGGCGTCCGCCTGATCCAGAACGGTGTCGATCTGGTCGAAACCAAGCTGGCGGCACGCGCGATAGCGCCGCTCTCCGTAGCGGATGATGTAGCGACCGTTCGATGTTGGCGCGACAACGATGGGTTGCAGCAAGCCGCGGTCCTTGATGGTTGCAGCCAGTGCATCAATCTCGGCCTGGTCGAACTCCCGGCGAACCTGCGTGGGGTCTGGATCAATGTCATCGAGCGGAAGGCGCTGAAACCGTCCAGCTGCCTTGAACTCGGTATTCGCGGGGACGGCCGAAAAGTCCATCGCGTCCATATCGAAGTCGGCAAAGCTCTTCTTCGCCGGTTTGACAGCTGCCTTGCTCATGCGGCTTCCCTCTCAGCTTGATCGACAATGTAGGAGACGACTTCGCGCACGATCGGCGCGCTACGCCGCGTGTCCTTTGCCAAGCGCCAAACGGGAATTTCGAGTAAAGCCGCCTCGCGCATGTGCTCGCGGTGCGGAATGGTGTGCGGCACCACATTGGCAGGAAGCGCCTGCCCAATGCGGTCCATCAGCATTTTTGAAACTTCGCTCGTTGTCTGAACGCGGTTGAACACGATCCCGAACCGGGTCGCGTTACCCTCCCCGCGCACCTTGTTTGCAAGGCTGATGCTTTGCGAGATTTCGTTGAGCGACTGACGTGCGGTTTTGTCGGGGTCCAGTGG
This window encodes:
- a CDS encoding ParB/RepB/Spo0J family partition protein, which produces MSKAAVKPAKKSFADFDMDAMDFSAVPANTEFKAAGRFQRLPLDDIDPDPTQVRREFDQAEIDALAATIKDRGLLQPIVVAPTSNGRYIIRYGERRYRACRQLGFDQIDTVLDQADAERDIGLDQFLENEQRQALSLAERVSFIASRVSDTLSTKDLAARIAKPHSEVKRLYSLRTLPEDILAALKNCSPRAAVAIKHAIELDEQATRNFVAANENPTAAACEQFLATLQGSPEEESAQAGAAKAINDPAPPQESRASVAAATSATDDRRERPELDAHDDEREGEGAELADPSDHKPRAPRQPKEATDAPAIIIQGRRGIVLSGQVTVRFDGEAAPQTFDF